A single genomic interval of Dioscorea cayenensis subsp. rotundata cultivar TDr96_F1 unplaced genomic scaffold, TDr96_F1_v2_PseudoChromosome.rev07_lg8_w22 25.fasta BLBR01001398.1, whole genome shotgun sequence harbors:
- the LOC120256336 gene encoding uncharacterized mitochondrial protein AtMg00810-like: MVYRKLLKGTRTLRCYDPYVDIVIYMSSSSKMLIKFKEEMLRTFEMPDLGLLRYFLGLEVKQKPGSLFVSQHKYAEDLLKKTGMLHSKAISTPMNSNEKLYMKDNSGNADSSRYRRIMGSLSYLTHTRQTLCTPLGWFLGSCKRLHHITWALLNKYYTIYQEQ; this comes from the coding sequence ATGGTGTATAGAAAGCTTTTAAAGGGAACTCGGACATTACGTTGCTATGATCCGTATGTAGACATTGTTATTTATATGAGCTCATCATCAAAAATGTTGAtcaaattcaaagaagaaatGTTGAGAACCTTTGAGATGCCGGATCTCGGCCTGCTAAGATATTTCTTGGGTCTAGAGGTAAAGCAGAAACCAGGTTCTCTGTTTGTGTCTCAACATAAATATGCCGaagatttattgaagaaaaCTGGAATGTTACACAGCAAGGCAATCTCTACTCCTatgaattcaaatgaaaaacttTATATGAAGGATAACTCTGGGAATGCAGACTCATCTCGCTATAGAAGAATTATGGGAAGCTTATCGTATCTAACACACACCAGACAGACCTTATGTACGCCGTTGGGGTGGTTTCTCGGTTCATGCAAGCGCCTACATCATATCACATGGGCGCTGTTAAATAAATACTACACTATATATCAGGAACAATGA